One window of Agromyces rhizosphaerae genomic DNA carries:
- a CDS encoding LacI family DNA-binding transcriptional regulator: MHDGSEIRETGSTPPAPVAAPADRAPTIHDVAHAAGVSSGTVSRYLNGHKWVGGASADAIRAAIEQTGYRRNRFARSLATGRSSTVVFLLTEPQDRLFGDPNYPILLREITTALADRGMTLVLMTASEDDERRRVMDFVRGGHINGVLLVSSHLDDPMTEQLAAAGVPTVSCGRPIGWESTIASVSADDRSGARVATEHLIGLGRRRIGVITGPLDIGGAIDRLDGYRDALEAAGLPFDPALVATGDWLNVSGREAMTRLLATAPEVDAVFASNDLMASGAMTALRIAGRVVPDEVAVVGFDDSGLAATTDPPLTTMRQPFAEISREMVRLLAERVPGEAPAVSLPAHLIVRDSTAAHR; encoded by the coding sequence ATGCACGACGGCAGCGAGATCCGGGAGACCGGGTCCACTCCCCCCGCGCCGGTCGCCGCCCCCGCCGACCGGGCCCCGACGATCCACGACGTCGCCCACGCCGCGGGCGTGTCCTCGGGCACGGTGTCCCGCTACCTCAACGGCCACAAGTGGGTGGGCGGCGCGAGCGCCGACGCGATCCGCGCGGCGATCGAGCAGACCGGCTACCGCCGCAACCGCTTCGCCCGCTCGCTCGCGACGGGCCGCAGCTCCACCGTCGTCTTCCTGCTCACCGAGCCCCAGGACCGCCTGTTCGGCGACCCGAACTACCCGATCCTGCTGCGCGAGATCACGACGGCCCTCGCCGACCGCGGCATGACCCTCGTGCTGATGACCGCGAGCGAGGACGACGAGCGGCGTCGCGTGATGGACTTCGTCCGCGGCGGTCACATCAACGGCGTGCTCCTCGTCTCGTCGCACCTCGACGACCCGATGACGGAACAGCTCGCGGCCGCGGGCGTGCCCACGGTCAGCTGCGGGCGACCGATCGGCTGGGAGTCCACGATCGCGAGCGTCTCGGCCGACGACCGGTCCGGCGCACGGGTGGCCACCGAGCACCTCATCGGCCTCGGCCGTCGTCGCATCGGCGTCATCACCGGCCCCCTCGACATCGGCGGCGCGATCGACCGGCTCGACGGCTACCGCGACGCGCTCGAGGCCGCAGGCCTCCCGTTCGACCCGGCCCTGGTGGCCACCGGCGACTGGCTCAACGTGAGCGGGCGCGAGGCGATGACCCGCCTGCTCGCCACAGCGCCCGAGGTCGACGCCGTCTTCGCGTCGAACGACCTCATGGCCTCGGGCGCGATGACCGCGCTCCGCATCGCCGGGCGCGTCGTGCCCGACGAGGTCGCCGTGGTCGGCTTCGACGACTCCGGCCTCGCGGCCACCACAGACCCGCCGCTCACCACCATGCGGCAGCCGTTCGCCGAGATCAGCCGCGAGATGGTGCGGCTGCTCGCCGAGCGGGTCCCGGGCGAGGCACCAGCGGTGTCGCTGCCCGCCCACCTGATCGTCCGCGACTCCACAGCGGCGCACCGGTAA
- a CDS encoding glycosyl hydrolase: MSAAFDAHREPLAHPPIEYRPEQRWWLAEGLHTDETIRREIDAAHRLGFGGMEFLAMDEQAIDHSRYGWGAEEWVHDSAIVVEETTARGMSFSFTSGTNWSNANLPTIDPDHPAAAQELNYVVEEVGAGGRSGALPLIDLHEQRGGHILPGERVAPTLQPLVAVLAVPTIASAGDGTTLAIDRLVDLTAQVVDDALDWTPPTDDDWRLFTFRAHGTGQTASPSATVNYTVNYLERAGVDAVIDYWRDVVLTPELREQIARNPRAQMYMDSLELNVWGRGGMFWGPNVAAEFAARRGYEITPWLPVLVRQSELMASSTTYTYEVDDTHRIEVEKVRHDYVETLTDLYIEHMLRPFAEFLHDNGILLRSEISYGLPFELTRPGPEVDGIETESLEFGSQIDAYRLLAGPAHLFGKQYSSETGATTRNHMLDHRFYDQIIATQLAAGVTKTVLHGWASVAGAEGATEWPGHEGMWSMFSERFDLRQPASEFYPLWNDAVGRVQYLLRQGHPRIDVGILRTDHFVDNTSGMIFTTPDGGRIADEVAYGRMWMRDRQNHWWRDLGMQDAGWSYEFLDGSLLEHEDVSFADGLVQPDGPGYQALIVYQQTLDADVAALLLDWARQGLRVLIVNGASDLKLLATGEYTHHERAAARTPGRDGRDAELAATLAELRAQPTVAEIDDPAETVDALRGLGVAGRAEFTAENRNVLGYLREEGDLLHVYAYHFLYETGEDTTVEIALPGTGRMHRIDVWTGEVREHRGIRVEGDRTIATLRLAPGEIALLTLDRSEPATESTVAGRHVLAGASGWSIAVESWDAGETTVIEEDRGLGYVTREVRPETAVTRLASPATALAPWTDLPGVGPEVSGVGEYRATITLDRLPADGERFVLELGSTNGGLGSVSVNGGAPVGFDTSHPTVDVTDAVIGGANEVVVRTASSLNNRLIARGYYDELPDIALLIDGREGTHQVSVRPYGLVGPVRIVAVG, translated from the coding sequence ATGTCCGCCGCGTTCGACGCCCACCGCGAGCCGCTCGCGCATCCGCCCATCGAGTACCGCCCCGAGCAGCGCTGGTGGCTCGCCGAGGGCCTGCACACCGACGAGACGATCCGCCGCGAGATCGACGCGGCGCACCGCCTGGGCTTCGGCGGCATGGAGTTCCTCGCGATGGACGAGCAGGCCATCGACCACTCCCGCTACGGCTGGGGCGCGGAGGAGTGGGTGCACGACTCGGCGATCGTCGTCGAGGAGACGACCGCGCGCGGCATGTCGTTCAGCTTCACCTCGGGCACGAACTGGTCGAACGCGAACCTGCCGACGATCGACCCCGACCACCCGGCGGCAGCGCAGGAGCTCAATTACGTGGTCGAGGAGGTGGGCGCGGGCGGCCGCAGCGGCGCCCTGCCGCTGATCGACCTGCACGAGCAGCGCGGCGGGCACATCCTGCCGGGGGAGCGGGTGGCCCCGACGCTCCAGCCGCTGGTCGCGGTGCTCGCGGTGCCCACGATCGCGAGCGCCGGCGACGGCACCACCCTCGCCATCGACCGTCTCGTCGACCTCACCGCGCAGGTCGTCGACGACGCCCTCGACTGGACCCCGCCGACCGACGACGACTGGCGCCTGTTCACGTTCCGTGCGCACGGCACCGGCCAGACCGCATCCCCCTCGGCCACCGTCAACTACACGGTGAACTACCTCGAGCGCGCGGGCGTCGACGCGGTCATCGACTACTGGCGCGACGTCGTGCTGACGCCCGAACTGCGCGAGCAGATCGCGAGGAACCCGCGCGCGCAGATGTACATGGACTCCCTCGAGCTGAACGTCTGGGGCCGGGGCGGCATGTTCTGGGGCCCGAACGTCGCCGCCGAGTTCGCCGCCCGCCGCGGCTACGAGATCACCCCCTGGCTGCCGGTGCTCGTGCGCCAGTCGGAGCTCATGGCCTCGTCGACCACGTACACCTACGAGGTCGACGACACCCACCGCATCGAGGTCGAGAAGGTGCGGCACGACTACGTCGAGACCCTCACCGACCTCTACATCGAGCACATGCTGCGCCCGTTCGCCGAGTTCCTGCACGACAACGGCATCCTGCTGCGCTCCGAGATCAGCTACGGACTGCCGTTCGAGCTCACCCGCCCCGGCCCGGAGGTCGACGGCATCGAGACCGAGTCGCTCGAGTTCGGCTCGCAGATCGACGCGTACCGCCTGCTCGCAGGCCCCGCGCACCTCTTCGGCAAGCAGTACTCCTCCGAGACCGGCGCGACCACGCGCAACCACATGCTCGACCACCGCTTCTACGACCAGATCATCGCGACCCAGCTCGCCGCCGGGGTCACGAAGACCGTGCTGCACGGCTGGGCGAGCGTCGCCGGCGCCGAGGGTGCCACCGAGTGGCCCGGACACGAGGGCATGTGGTCGATGTTCTCCGAGCGGTTCGACCTCCGCCAGCCGGCATCCGAGTTCTACCCGCTGTGGAACGACGCGGTCGGCCGCGTGCAGTACCTGCTGCGCCAGGGGCACCCGCGCATCGACGTCGGAATCCTGCGCACCGACCACTTCGTCGACAACACCTCGGGCATGATCTTCACCACGCCAGACGGCGGGCGCATCGCCGACGAGGTCGCCTACGGGCGCATGTGGATGCGCGACCGGCAGAACCACTGGTGGCGCGACCTCGGCATGCAGGATGCGGGCTGGAGCTACGAGTTCCTCGACGGATCGCTGCTCGAGCACGAGGATGTCTCGTTCGCCGACGGACTCGTGCAGCCCGACGGACCCGGCTACCAGGCGCTCATCGTCTACCAGCAGACGCTCGACGCCGACGTCGCCGCGCTGCTGCTCGACTGGGCGCGGCAGGGCCTGCGCGTGCTCATCGTGAACGGCGCGAGCGACCTCAAGCTGCTCGCCACGGGCGAGTACACGCACCACGAGCGCGCCGCTGCCCGCACCCCGGGCCGCGACGGCCGCGACGCCGAGCTGGCCGCGACGCTCGCCGAGCTCCGCGCGCAGCCGACCGTCGCCGAGATCGACGACCCCGCCGAGACCGTCGACGCCCTGCGCGGCCTCGGCGTCGCTGGCCGCGCCGAGTTCACGGCCGAGAACCGGAACGTGCTCGGGTACCTCCGCGAGGAGGGCGACCTGCTGCACGTCTACGCGTACCACTTCCTCTACGAGACGGGTGAGGACACCACCGTCGAGATCGCGCTGCCGGGCACGGGGCGGATGCACCGCATCGACGTCTGGACCGGCGAGGTGCGCGAGCACCGTGGCATCCGTGTCGAGGGTGACCGCACCATCGCGACCCTGCGCCTGGCGCCCGGCGAGATCGCGCTGCTCACGCTCGACCGGTCGGAGCCGGCGACCGAGTCGACGGTGGCGGGCCGACACGTGCTGGCGGGTGCCTCGGGCTGGTCGATCGCGGTTGAGAGCTGGGACGCGGGCGAGACGACCGTCATCGAGGAGGACCGCGGCCTCGGCTACGTCACCCGCGAAGTGCGCCCGGAGACCGCCGTCACCCGCCTCGCGTCGCCCGCGACCGCGCTGGCGCCGTGGACCGACCTGCCCGGAGTGGGCCCCGAGGTCTCGGGCGTGGGGGAGTACCGCGCGACGATCACGCTCGACCGCCTGCCCGCCGACGGCGAGCGGTTCGTGCTCGAGCTCGGCTCCACGAACGGCGGGCTCGGGTCGGTGTCGGTGAACGGCGGCGCACCGGTCGGGTTCGACACGTCGCATCCGACCGTCGACGTGACCGACGCCGTGATCGGGGGCGCCAACGAGGTCGTCGTGCGCACCGCGAGCTCGCTCAACAACCGGCTCATCGCCCGCGGCTACTACGACGAGCTGCCCGACATCGCGCTGCTGATCGACGGCCGCGAGGGCACGCACCAGGTGTCGGTGCGGCCGTACGGCCTGGTCGGCCCGGTGCGCATCGTGGCCGTCGGATAG
- a CDS encoding beta-galactosidase, producing MTESGTALSALTLRPTAAQGAVRRPRMANLEDARPGLELTSRGITRNGVPWIPVSGELHYSRVSRGRWEERLRQMVAGGIDVVSTYVPWIHHAPDGESASFEGDLDLGAFVDLARAQGLDVVLRIGPWVHGEIRNGGFPDWVQHAPVAHRTDDPAYLALVRAWWEQLAAALGGRCEPGTVLGIQLENELYDQPGHLVTLKRLARELGMTAPLWTATAWGGAELPPEEVFPLYGGYADGFWVDPEAPWDETFRDHFFFSDVWDDPGIGADVREGEAGPDRVPLSEWFPPATCELGGGMATAYHRRPLPTGRDVTAVGHCKIGNGSAWQGYFMYAGGTNPRRGLQESHATGYPNDMPQLGYDFHAPVGESGRLGGGHAELRAQNAFLAAFGPMLGGKPSHLPDLRPSGVHDTESLRWAYRGDAEGGFVFIAWHQPHVPLPIHESASFRLGFADGELSLPSAPVDIPAGTLARWPVRLTVGGVRIEWLTASALTLLDGGVATLVAVAEHGVPVEVAVEAGSMLDGVGGSDAGASAVSPIAPSRTPVRVTGPTGEFDLLVLPAEDALRAWVPVDGAGTARRLLLGDDELTWAAGGRIDARVAGEHPDTVAYDPALRAFAPLPMRHVEGRPWSGDLEVVPLRAPKPGRPADYGSRDGRPSAPGDEVMDEFAAEYRIMVPEAAADADACLEIAWAGDVGDVRVRGVVVADRFWDGSVWRINCRDAGIGPGDDVVLRVLPLAADSRVHVPEAAQVRRDLAGGDLASLDGVRLIVRAHWREGDQPG from the coding sequence ATGACCGAATCCGGAACCGCCCTCTCCGCCCTCACGCTGAGGCCGACCGCCGCGCAGGGTGCGGTGCGTCGTCCGCGGATGGCGAACCTCGAGGACGCGCGCCCGGGTCTCGAGCTCACGAGCCGCGGAATCACGCGGAACGGCGTGCCGTGGATCCCGGTCTCCGGGGAGCTGCACTACTCCCGGGTGTCTCGCGGGCGCTGGGAGGAACGACTCCGCCAGATGGTGGCCGGCGGCATCGACGTCGTCTCGACCTACGTGCCGTGGATCCACCACGCTCCTGACGGCGAATCGGCGTCGTTCGAGGGCGACCTCGACCTGGGCGCCTTCGTCGATCTCGCGCGGGCGCAGGGCCTCGACGTCGTGCTGCGCATCGGCCCATGGGTGCACGGCGAGATCCGCAACGGCGGCTTCCCCGACTGGGTGCAGCACGCCCCCGTCGCCCACCGCACCGACGACCCCGCCTACCTCGCGCTGGTGCGCGCCTGGTGGGAGCAGCTCGCCGCCGCCCTCGGCGGGCGCTGCGAGCCCGGCACCGTGCTCGGCATCCAGCTCGAGAACGAGCTCTACGACCAGCCCGGGCACCTCGTCACCCTGAAGCGGCTCGCACGCGAGCTCGGCATGACGGCTCCGCTGTGGACCGCGACCGCGTGGGGCGGGGCCGAGCTGCCGCCGGAGGAGGTCTTCCCGCTCTACGGCGGCTACGCGGACGGCTTCTGGGTGGATCCGGAGGCCCCCTGGGACGAGACCTTCCGCGATCACTTCTTCTTCTCGGATGTCTGGGACGACCCGGGCATCGGCGCGGACGTGCGCGAGGGCGAGGCGGGTCCGGACCGGGTGCCGCTGTCGGAGTGGTTCCCGCCCGCCACATGCGAGCTCGGCGGCGGGATGGCGACCGCGTACCACCGGCGCCCGCTGCCGACCGGACGCGACGTGACCGCGGTCGGCCACTGCAAGATCGGCAACGGCTCTGCCTGGCAGGGCTACTTCATGTACGCCGGAGGCACGAACCCGCGCCGCGGCCTCCAGGAGTCGCACGCGACCGGATACCCGAACGACATGCCCCAGCTCGGCTACGACTTCCACGCCCCGGTCGGCGAGTCCGGGCGCCTCGGCGGCGGGCACGCGGAGCTCCGCGCGCAGAACGCATTCCTCGCGGCGTTCGGCCCGATGCTCGGTGGGAAGCCGTCGCACCTGCCCGACCTGCGTCCGTCCGGCGTCCACGACACCGAGTCGCTGCGGTGGGCGTACCGGGGCGACGCCGAGGGCGGGTTCGTCTTCATCGCGTGGCACCAGCCGCACGTGCCGCTGCCGATCCATGAGTCGGCGTCGTTCCGGCTCGGGTTCGCGGATGGCGAGCTGTCGCTGCCGTCGGCCCCGGTGGACATCCCCGCGGGGACGCTCGCGCGCTGGCCGGTGCGCCTGACGGTCGGCGGCGTGCGGATCGAGTGGCTCACCGCGTCGGCGCTGACGCTGCTCGACGGCGGGGTGGCGACGCTCGTGGCCGTCGCCGAGCACGGCGTGCCGGTCGAGGTCGCCGTCGAGGCGGGTTCGATGCTGGACGGCGTCGGCGGGTCCGACGCCGGCGCTTCCGCCGTCTCGCCCATCGCCCCGTCGCGCACCCCGGTCCGGGTCACCGGCCCGACCGGGGAGTTCGACCTGCTGGTGCTCCCCGCCGAGGACGCCCTGCGTGCCTGGGTGCCGGTCGACGGCGCGGGCACGGCTCGTCGCCTGCTGCTCGGCGACGACGAGTTGACCTGGGCGGCCGGCGGGCGCATCGACGCGCGGGTCGCCGGGGAGCACCCCGACACTGTCGCGTACGACCCCGCGCTCCGGGCGTTCGCGCCGCTGCCGATGCGCCACGTCGAGGGCCGACCGTGGTCGGGTGACCTCGAGGTCGTGCCGCTGCGTGCACCGAAGCCGGGTCGACCCGCCGACTACGGCTCGCGCGACGGCCGGCCGTCGGCCCCCGGCGACGAGGTCATGGACGAGTTCGCCGCCGAGTACCGGATCATGGTGCCCGAGGCCGCCGCCGACGCCGATGCGTGCCTCGAGATCGCGTGGGCGGGCGACGTCGGCGACGTCCGCGTCCGCGGGGTCGTCGTGGCCGACCGGTTCTGGGACGGGTCGGTCTGGCGCATCAACTGCCGCGACGCCGGCATCGGCCCGGGCGACGACGTCGTGCTGCGCGTCCTGCCGCTCGCCGCGGACTCCCGCGTGCACGTGCCGGAAGCCGCACAGGTGCGCAGGGACCTCGCCGGTGGCGACCTTGCGTCGCTCGACGGCGTGCGCCTGATCGTGCGCGCGCACTGGCGCGAGGGCGATCAGCCCGGCTGA
- a CDS encoding extracellular solute-binding protein, protein MSNTSKRSRRLLIGTGVALTGAMFALAGCSASGGGSSDGPTEVTVMYKSSEFTEDMIAEFEAENPDITIEFIEYDQTRLNAMVTAGDAPDLVRAGPSANLFAKGLATNLDDYLASSEVLSADSLLPANDAWRWDGSTRGEGSYYGIIKDWSPDATIWQNEALLEEAGVEPLSTTEATSWDDLLDKAIELKDAGVEYPLGLEWQWGITNLFHTMIQQQGGTYYNDDLSEADLTTAEAVRALEWLVDYGTAEVGPTSLNPLPDGQDAPTFIAGNMAMTMDGYWFGGNLQDEAAATVAETATMAPAPTFGERISPVFGGVGAYIPESADDKDAAWKVMEYFMAGPPAEARASTGWGLPIQESLFEFLPSEAAYQQQAIEAATIESEFVKPLPDSPYVTLAQWDQIVDVEVTSAIKGEQSAAEAGQAITDQINVLLAQGKDQLG, encoded by the coding sequence ATGTCCAACACCAGCAAGCGGAGCCGCCGGCTCCTGATCGGCACGGGCGTCGCGCTCACCGGCGCGATGTTCGCGCTCGCGGGCTGCAGCGCCTCCGGCGGCGGCTCGAGCGACGGGCCCACCGAGGTGACCGTCATGTACAAGAGCAGCGAGTTCACCGAGGACATGATCGCGGAGTTCGAGGCGGAGAACCCCGACATCACGATCGAGTTCATCGAGTACGACCAGACCCGCCTCAACGCGATGGTGACCGCGGGAGACGCGCCGGACCTCGTCCGCGCCGGCCCCTCGGCCAACCTCTTCGCGAAGGGGCTCGCCACCAACCTCGACGACTACCTCGCCTCGAGCGAGGTCCTGTCGGCCGACTCGCTGCTCCCCGCGAACGATGCGTGGCGCTGGGACGGCAGCACCCGAGGCGAGGGCAGCTACTACGGCATCATCAAGGACTGGAGCCCCGACGCCACCATCTGGCAGAACGAGGCACTCCTCGAGGAAGCCGGCGTCGAGCCGCTCAGCACCACGGAGGCGACGAGCTGGGACGACCTGCTCGACAAGGCGATCGAGCTGAAGGACGCCGGCGTCGAGTACCCCCTCGGTCTCGAGTGGCAGTGGGGCATCACCAACCTGTTCCACACGATGATCCAGCAGCAGGGCGGCACCTACTACAACGACGACCTCAGCGAGGCCGACCTCACCACGGCCGAGGCCGTGCGCGCGCTCGAGTGGCTCGTCGACTACGGCACCGCGGAGGTCGGCCCGACCTCGCTCAACCCGCTGCCCGACGGCCAGGACGCACCGACCTTCATCGCCGGCAACATGGCGATGACGATGGACGGCTACTGGTTCGGCGGCAACCTGCAGGACGAGGCCGCCGCGACCGTCGCGGAGACCGCGACCATGGCGCCCGCGCCCACCTTCGGCGAGCGCATCAGCCCGGTGTTCGGCGGGGTCGGGGCGTACATCCCCGAGTCTGCCGACGACAAGGACGCGGCCTGGAAGGTCATGGAGTACTTCATGGCCGGACCGCCCGCCGAGGCCCGCGCCTCGACCGGCTGGGGCCTGCCGATCCAGGAGTCGCTCTTCGAGTTCCTCCCGAGCGAGGCCGCATACCAGCAGCAGGCGATCGAGGCCGCGACCATCGAGTCCGAGTTCGTCAAGCCGCTGCCGGACTCGCCCTACGTGACCCTGGCCCAGTGGGACCAGATCGTCGACGTCGAGGTCACCTCGGCGATCAAGGGCGAGCAGTCGGCCGCCGAGGCCGGCCAGGCGATCACCGACCAGATCAACGTCCTGCTCGCGCAGGGCAAGGACCAGCTCGGCTGA
- a CDS encoding LacI family DNA-binding transcriptional regulator, translating into MADHAPANGRRPTIKDVAEAAGVSSGTVSRVLNGRNWVSPESKAAVEEAIARVGFRPNAHARTLATGRTNSIAFLLTEPQQMLFEDPNFARLLRGATAAAGERDVAVVLMVADTPEERRRAREFLGDRHVDGVLLISADPDDPLIDEIGLAHLPTVICGPEVTRHENTGYVSADDRSGARAATERLRALGRSRIACITGPERVTEPRLAGFRDALGADYDGTLVRHGDWTPESGRRAMEELLDARPDLDAVFVHSDQMASGALDALSASGRRVPEDVAVAGFDDSPVAARLDPPLTTMRQPFEEISAEMVRLLLEMIGGAGPRTVLLPTELVERASA; encoded by the coding sequence ATGGCCGATCATGCGCCCGCGAACGGGAGGCGACCGACGATCAAGGACGTCGCCGAGGCCGCAGGAGTCTCGTCGGGCACGGTGTCCCGCGTGCTCAACGGCCGCAACTGGGTGTCGCCCGAGTCCAAGGCCGCGGTCGAGGAGGCCATCGCCCGCGTCGGGTTCCGGCCCAACGCGCACGCCCGCACGCTCGCGACGGGTCGGACCAACTCCATCGCGTTCCTGCTCACCGAGCCGCAGCAGATGCTCTTCGAGGACCCGAACTTCGCCCGCCTGCTGCGCGGGGCGACCGCCGCGGCGGGCGAGCGCGACGTCGCCGTCGTGCTCATGGTGGCCGACACCCCGGAGGAGCGGCGCCGTGCCCGCGAATTCCTGGGCGACCGGCACGTCGACGGCGTGCTGCTGATCAGCGCCGACCCCGACGATCCGCTCATCGACGAGATCGGGCTCGCCCATCTGCCGACCGTGATCTGCGGGCCGGAGGTGACGCGGCACGAGAACACCGGGTACGTCAGCGCCGACGACCGCTCGGGGGCCCGCGCCGCGACCGAGCGGCTCCGAGCACTCGGTCGCAGCCGGATCGCCTGCATCACGGGGCCGGAGCGCGTGACCGAACCTCGGCTGGCGGGGTTCCGCGACGCGCTCGGCGCCGACTACGACGGCACGCTCGTGCGCCACGGCGACTGGACACCCGAGTCGGGGCGACGTGCGATGGAGGAGCTGCTCGACGCGCGTCCGGACCTCGATGCGGTCTTCGTCCACTCCGACCAGATGGCATCGGGCGCGCTCGACGCGCTGTCGGCGTCGGGGCGACGGGTGCCTGAGGACGTGGCGGTCGCCGGCTTCGACGACTCCCCGGTCGCGGCGCGCCTGGACCCGCCGCTCACGACCATGCGTCAGCCGTTCGAGGAGATCAGCGCCGAGATGGTGCGCCTGCTGCTCGAGATGATCGGCGGCGCGGGGCCGCGCACGGTGCTCCTCCCGACGGAACTCGTCGAGCGCGCGAGCGCCTGA
- a CDS encoding carbohydrate ABC transporter permease, whose protein sequence is MSSTTLAPVAAAGDTRGRGWRRYRSRTFYLFASPWIIGFVLLTLAPITYAFVVSLTNFDGVSPIWRFIGFRNYVEIITSDPGAWASLIRTIVFTIIVVPLSVAGGLALALLVNRRIRARGVVRAIFFVPSVVPVVAVAIMWRLIFNRDAGLLNLIIGWFGADKVTWLADPYAFYALIIMTLWGLGGGMIISLAALQDVPVELEEAARIDGAGNWRVIRHITIPMISPVLYFQVITGIISTLQMLVQPLLLAETSSIAASANVPQSSTLFMVEVYNEFFYNQRFGYGSAMLWIFFVFILLLTLGLQRLSKRFVFYQVAAGGDD, encoded by the coding sequence ATGTCCAGCACCACGCTGGCTCCGGTCGCGGCCGCGGGCGACACCCGCGGCCGCGGCTGGCGCCGTTATCGCTCCAGGACGTTCTACCTGTTCGCGTCGCCGTGGATCATCGGCTTCGTGCTGCTGACGCTCGCGCCGATCACGTACGCGTTCGTCGTCAGCCTCACGAACTTCGACGGCGTCTCGCCGATCTGGCGCTTCATCGGGTTCCGCAACTACGTCGAGATCATCACCTCCGACCCCGGCGCGTGGGCGAGCCTCATCCGCACCATCGTCTTCACCATCATCGTGGTGCCCCTGAGCGTCGCCGGCGGTCTCGCCCTCGCGCTCCTGGTGAACCGCCGCATCCGTGCACGCGGCGTCGTGCGCGCCATCTTCTTCGTCCCGTCGGTGGTGCCGGTGGTCGCGGTCGCGATCATGTGGCGCCTCATCTTCAACCGCGACGCGGGACTGCTGAACCTCATCATCGGCTGGTTCGGCGCCGACAAGGTGACCTGGCTCGCCGACCCCTACGCCTTCTACGCGCTGATCATCATGACCCTCTGGGGCCTGGGCGGCGGCATGATCATCTCGCTCGCGGCCCTCCAGGACGTGCCGGTCGAGCTCGAGGAGGCCGCCCGCATCGACGGCGCCGGCAACTGGCGCGTGATCCGGCACATCACCATCCCGATGATCTCGCCGGTGCTCTACTTCCAGGTCATCACGGGCATCATCTCCACCCTGCAGATGCTCGTGCAGCCGCTGCTGCTCGCGGAGACGAGCAGCATCGCCGCCTCGGCGAACGTGCCGCAGAGCTCGACCCTGTTCATGGTCGAGGTCTACAACGAGTTCTTCTACAACCAGCGGTTCGGCTACGGCTCGGCGATGCTCTGGATCTTCTTCGTCTTCATCCTGCTGCTCACCCTGGGGCTCCAGCGCCTGAGCAAGCGGTTCGTGTTCTACCAGGTCGCCGCCGGCGGCGACGACTGA
- a CDS encoding carbohydrate ABC transporter permease — MATLIEDVRTRAVVRPPDEAPRKRRRRLQTESSRPAGVGTYIAVIIAVGLFGVPFVWILLASIASPTQFSQGAEGLLDVSWDFSNYIEAVTRINFGAYTMNSIILSTISAVLSTATSALVGFAFARLRGKGQNFLFLIVVATMMIPSIVLLIPTYILFSRMGLVGTYWPWVLWGLAGLPYLIFLFRQFFTAIPLELEDAAIIDGCGWWRIFFTIFLPLAKPVILTSLLLSFTWTWGDYLAPALLLNYDNTTLAVATASGYLDPRGNGLPTIQAAGAVLYLLPVVIIFLFAQKQFMGSSVSSGVKG; from the coding sequence ATGGCTACCCTCATCGAAGACGTGCGCACCCGCGCCGTGGTCCGTCCGCCGGACGAGGCGCCGCGCAAGCGACGCCGTCGACTGCAGACCGAGTCGAGCAGGCCCGCCGGTGTCGGCACCTACATCGCCGTCATCATCGCGGTCGGGCTGTTCGGCGTCCCGTTCGTCTGGATCCTGCTCGCATCGATCGCGAGCCCCACGCAGTTCTCGCAGGGCGCCGAGGGCCTCCTCGACGTCTCGTGGGACTTCTCGAACTACATCGAGGCCGTGACGCGCATCAACTTCGGCGCGTACACGATGAACTCCATCATCCTGTCGACGATCTCGGCCGTGCTGTCGACCGCGACGAGCGCGCTGGTCGGCTTCGCGTTCGCCCGCCTGCGCGGCAAGGGGCAGAACTTCCTGTTCCTCATCGTGGTCGCGACCATGATGATCCCGAGCATCGTGCTGCTGATCCCGACCTACATCCTGTTCTCGCGCATGGGCCTCGTCGGCACCTACTGGCCGTGGGTGCTCTGGGGCCTCGCCGGGCTGCCGTACCTGATCTTCCTGTTCCGGCAGTTCTTCACGGCGATCCCGCTCGAGCTCGAGGACGCGGCGATCATCGACGGATGCGGCTGGTGGCGCATCTTCTTCACGATCTTCCTGCCCCTGGCGAAGCCCGTGATCCTCACCTCGCTGCTGCTGTCGTTCACCTGGACCTGGGGCGACTACCTCGCACCGGCACTGCTGCTGAACTACGACAACACGACGCTCGCCGTCGCGACCGCGAGCGGGTACCTCGACCCGCGCGGCAACGGCCTGCCGACGATCCAGGCGGCCGGCGCCGTGCTGTACCTGCTGCCCGTCGTGATCATCTTCCTGTTCGCCCAGAAGCAGTTCATGGGCTCGTCGGTCAGCTCGGGCGTGAAGGGCTGA